A part of Homoserinibacter sp. YIM 151385 genomic DNA contains:
- a CDS encoding TetR/AcrR family transcriptional regulator has translation MPRPSNRDAILDAFAAILDEQGDRPATLDAVAERAGVSKGGLLYHYGSKEQLVAGLVARLDDLVAEDARAIRADPDGPLTAFLRVSVADDSALDRTMTALLRIAQDERYPEALAALRRAERAWRAIVEESIPDDPLLSRMVLLISDGMYFSSLLDVTAAPRVDREDAAAMVAAIETLRAARRG, from the coding sequence ATGCCGAGACCCTCGAACCGCGACGCGATCCTCGACGCCTTCGCCGCGATCCTCGACGAGCAGGGCGACCGCCCCGCCACGCTCGACGCGGTCGCCGAGCGGGCGGGCGTCTCGAAGGGCGGCCTCCTCTACCACTACGGCTCGAAGGAGCAGCTCGTCGCGGGCCTCGTCGCGCGGCTCGACGACCTCGTCGCCGAGGACGCCCGGGCCATCCGCGCCGACCCCGACGGCCCCCTCACGGCCTTCCTCCGGGTCTCCGTCGCCGACGACAGCGCCCTCGACCGCACGATGACGGCGCTCCTCCGCATCGCCCAGGACGAGCGGTACCCGGAGGCCCTCGCGGCGCTCCGTCGCGCGGAGCGGGCGTGGCGCGCCATCGTCGAGGAGTCGATCCCCGACGACCCGCTGCTCTCGCGGATGGTGCTGCTCATCAGCGACGGGATGTACTTCTCCTCGCTGCTCGACGTGACCGCGGCGCCCCGCGTCGACCGCGAGGATGCCGCGGCCATGGTCGCCGCGATCGAGACCCTCCGGGCCGCGCGCCGCGGCTGA
- a CDS encoding DUF6458 family protein has translation MSIGLGIFLFVVGAILTFALDVSVNWIDLDLVGYILMGAGVVVVVIGIALLARRRASVTTERSGVDPASGQRVTQRSTESDL, from the coding sequence ATGAGCATCGGACTCGGCATCTTCCTCTTCGTCGTCGGCGCGATCCTCACCTTCGCGCTCGACGTCTCCGTGAACTGGATCGACCTCGACCTCGTCGGCTACATCCTCATGGGCGCGGGCGTCGTCGTCGTCGTGATCGGCATCGCGCTCCTCGCGCGCCGCCGTGCGAGCGTCACGACCGAGCGCTCGGGCGTGGACCCGGCCTCCGGCCAGCGCGTCACGCAGCGGTCGACCGAGAGCGACCTCTAG
- a CDS encoding 3-isopropylmalate dehydrogenase: MPRRLDIAVIRGDGIGPEVVEEALKVLRAAVGDSVELALAEYPFGAGHYLETGRILDDEDVAALARHDAILLGAVGGDPRDARLAGGIIERGLLLKLRFALDHYVNLRPTVVYPSVPSPLAEPGEVDFVVVREGTEGPYVGNGGNIRRGTPHEIANEVSVNTAFGVERLVRAGFALAERRRRKVTLVHKTNVLTHAGSLWQRTVDAVAAEHPGVEVGYLHVDAATIFMVTDPARFDVIVTDNLFGDILTDLAGAISGGIGLAASGNINPDGAFPSMFEPVHGSAPDIAGQQKADPTAAILSASLLLDHLELEDAAERIREAVSADLAERGDAARATSEVGDAIAARLREDRLQ, translated from the coding sequence GTGCCCCGTCGACTCGACATCGCCGTCATCCGAGGGGACGGCATCGGACCGGAGGTCGTCGAGGAGGCGCTCAAGGTCCTCCGCGCGGCCGTCGGCGACTCGGTCGAGCTCGCGCTCGCCGAGTACCCCTTCGGCGCCGGCCACTACCTCGAGACGGGCCGCATCCTCGATGACGAGGACGTCGCCGCGCTCGCCCGCCACGACGCGATCCTGCTCGGCGCGGTCGGCGGCGACCCCCGCGATGCGCGCCTCGCGGGCGGCATCATCGAGCGCGGGCTGCTCCTCAAGCTCCGCTTCGCGCTCGACCACTACGTCAACCTCCGCCCCACCGTCGTCTACCCGAGCGTGCCGAGCCCGCTCGCCGAGCCCGGCGAGGTCGACTTCGTCGTCGTCCGCGAGGGCACCGAGGGGCCGTACGTCGGCAACGGCGGCAACATCCGCCGCGGCACCCCGCACGAGATCGCGAACGAGGTGAGCGTCAACACGGCCTTCGGCGTCGAGCGCCTCGTGCGCGCCGGCTTCGCGCTCGCCGAGCGCCGCCGCCGCAAGGTCACGCTCGTCCACAAGACGAACGTCCTCACCCACGCCGGCTCCCTCTGGCAGCGGACCGTGGATGCGGTCGCGGCCGAGCACCCGGGCGTCGAGGTGGGCTACCTCCACGTGGACGCGGCGACCATCTTCATGGTCACCGACCCTGCTAGATTCGACGTCATCGTCACGGACAACCTCTTCGGCGACATCCTCACCGATCTTGCGGGCGCGATCAGCGGCGGCATCGGACTGGCGGCCTCGGGCAACATCAACCCCGACGGCGCGTTCCCCTCGATGTTCGAGCCCGTCCACGGCTCCGCACCCGACATCGCGGGCCAGCAGAAGGCCGACCCGACCGCGGCGATCCTCTCCGCATCCCTCCTCCTCGACCACCTCGAGCTGGAGGATGCGGCCGAGCGCATCCGCGAGGCGGTCTCGGCCGACCTCGCCGAACGAGGCGACGCCGCACGCGCCACCTCCGAGGTGGGCGACGCGATCGCGGCCCGGCTCCGAGAAGACCGGCTCCAATAA
- a CDS encoding MFS transporter, which yields MPAASREPDPEAPRAGRREWAALVVLMLPVLLISIDNTVLSFALPEIAAELRPSAAGQLWIVDIYPLVLAGLLVAMGNLGDRYGRRRMLLIGASGFGVVSALAAVAPDGAWLVAARALLGVFGAMLMPSTLSLLRSLFLDRRQRRLAIAIWATGFSVGSAIGPVVGGVLLEHFWWGSVFLIAVPVLLPLLVLAPILIRESRDPEPGPIDAAGIALSMAALAPVVFAIKHVATEGIDPLAIALAAIGVVAGALFVRRMRRRPNPMLDVGLFAVPAFGGGVVINLVSVFSLVGFLFFATQHLQLVVGLSPLDAAIALAPGVVTMIASGLLAVVLVKRIRPAFVIAGALSISLAAYVVMAITGGDAGTGPVVLAFALLGLGIGTAETLSNDLIIASVPPAKAGAASAVSETAYELGAVLGTAVLGSVLAAAYRSSLEIPAGIGAEDAAAARETLAAAGEAAERVGGAEGAVLLESARHAFDSGVLSTSLVGAALMALAVTISLVVLRRVRA from the coding sequence ATCCCTGCCGCGAGCCGCGAGCCGGATCCCGAGGCCCCCCGCGCCGGCCGCCGCGAGTGGGCGGCGCTCGTGGTGCTCATGCTCCCCGTGCTGCTGATCTCGATCGACAACACGGTGCTGAGCTTCGCGCTCCCCGAGATCGCGGCCGAGCTGCGCCCGAGCGCCGCCGGCCAGCTCTGGATCGTCGACATCTACCCGCTCGTCCTCGCCGGCCTCCTCGTCGCCATGGGCAACCTGGGCGACCGCTACGGCCGCCGGCGGATGCTCCTCATCGGCGCGAGCGGCTTCGGCGTCGTCTCGGCGCTCGCCGCCGTCGCGCCCGACGGCGCCTGGCTCGTCGCGGCCCGCGCCCTCCTCGGCGTCTTCGGCGCGATGCTCATGCCCTCGACGCTCTCGCTCCTTCGATCGCTCTTCCTCGACCGGCGCCAGCGCCGCCTCGCGATCGCGATCTGGGCGACCGGCTTCTCGGTCGGCTCGGCGATCGGCCCCGTCGTCGGCGGGGTGCTGCTCGAGCACTTCTGGTGGGGCTCGGTGTTCCTCATCGCGGTGCCCGTGCTGCTGCCGCTCCTCGTGCTCGCGCCGATCCTCATCCGCGAGTCGCGCGACCCCGAGCCCGGCCCGATCGACGCCGCGGGGATCGCCCTCAGCATGGCCGCGCTGGCGCCCGTCGTCTTCGCGATCAAGCACGTCGCCACGGAGGGCATCGACCCGCTCGCGATCGCCCTCGCCGCGATCGGCGTCGTGGCGGGAGCGCTGTTCGTGCGGCGGATGCGCCGCCGTCCGAACCCCATGCTCGACGTCGGGCTGTTCGCCGTGCCCGCGTTCGGCGGCGGCGTCGTGATCAATCTCGTGAGCGTCTTCTCGCTCGTCGGCTTCCTGTTCTTCGCGACGCAGCATCTGCAGCTCGTCGTGGGGCTCAGCCCGCTCGACGCCGCCATCGCGCTCGCGCCCGGCGTCGTCACGATGATCGCCTCCGGCCTCCTCGCGGTCGTGCTCGTGAAGCGCATCCGGCCGGCCTTCGTCATCGCGGGCGCGCTCTCGATCTCGCTCGCGGCCTACGTCGTCATGGCGATCACGGGAGGGGATGCGGGAACGGGCCCCGTCGTGCTCGCCTTCGCGCTGCTGGGCCTCGGCATCGGCACGGCCGAGACCCTGTCCAACGACCTCATCATCGCGAGCGTCCCGCCGGCGAAGGCGGGGGCCGCCTCCGCCGTCTCGGAGACCGCCTACGAGCTCGGCGCGGTGCTCGGCACCGCGGTGCTCGGGAGCGTGCTCGCGGCGGCCTACCGCAGCTCGCTCGAGATCCCGGCCGGGATCGGGGCGGAGGATGCGGCGGCGGCCCGCGAGACGCTCGCGGCGGCCGGCGAGGCGGCCGAGCGCGTCGGCGGCGCCGAGGGCGCGGTGCTCCTCGAGTCGGCGCGGCACGCCTTCGACTCGGGCGTGCTCTCGACGAGTCTCGTGGGGGCGGCGCTCATGGCGCTCGCGGTGACGATCTCGCTCGTGGTGCTGCGGCGCGTGCGCGCCTGA
- a CDS encoding branched-chain amino acid aminotransferase: MARKDLAWAVTPNESAKTEAERAAVLADPGFGNHFTDHMVDICWSERGGWHRPRVQPYGPIQLDPAAAVLHYAQEIFEGLKAYRHADGSIWSFRPDANGRRLQRSAERLALPELPVEYFIESLEQLIAVDGDWVPSAPETSLYLRPFMFAKEAFLGVRAAKKVNYYVIASPAGAYFTGGVAPVSIWLSTEYNRAGKGGTGAAKTGGNYASSLLPQQEAAAHGCAQVLFLDALEGRYLEELGGMNVVLVKADGTLVTPDSDSILEGITRDSILQLAEDRGHRVEKRPVSIDEWRDGVESGEIVEAFACGTAAVVTPIGQLKSAGFTIGSEDAVAGELTMSLRQELTDIQYGRREDPHGWMRRLDA; encoded by the coding sequence ATGGCCCGCAAGGACCTCGCCTGGGCCGTGACCCCGAACGAGTCCGCGAAGACGGAGGCGGAGCGCGCCGCCGTCCTCGCCGACCCCGGCTTCGGCAACCACTTCACCGACCACATGGTCGACATCTGCTGGTCGGAGCGGGGCGGCTGGCACCGTCCCCGCGTGCAGCCCTACGGCCCCATCCAGCTCGATCCGGCGGCCGCGGTCCTCCACTACGCGCAGGAGATCTTCGAGGGGCTCAAGGCCTACCGCCACGCCGACGGCTCCATCTGGTCGTTCCGCCCGGACGCGAACGGCCGCCGCCTCCAGCGCTCCGCCGAGCGCCTCGCGCTGCCGGAGCTGCCGGTGGAGTACTTCATCGAGTCGCTCGAGCAGCTCATCGCGGTCGACGGCGACTGGGTGCCGAGTGCCCCCGAGACGAGCCTGTACCTCCGGCCCTTCATGTTCGCGAAGGAGGCCTTCCTCGGCGTCCGCGCCGCGAAGAAGGTCAACTACTACGTCATCGCGAGCCCCGCGGGCGCCTACTTCACGGGCGGCGTCGCCCCCGTCTCGATCTGGCTCTCGACCGAGTACAACCGCGCCGGCAAGGGCGGCACGGGCGCCGCGAAGACGGGCGGCAACTACGCCTCCTCGCTGCTCCCGCAGCAGGAGGCGGCCGCGCACGGCTGCGCGCAGGTGCTCTTCCTCGACGCGCTCGAGGGCCGGTATCTCGAAGAGCTCGGCGGCATGAACGTCGTGCTCGTGAAGGCCGACGGCACGCTCGTCACCCCCGACAGCGACTCGATCCTCGAGGGGATCACCCGCGACAGCATCCTGCAGCTCGCCGAGGACCGCGGCCACCGGGTCGAGAAGCGGCCGGTCTCGATCGACGAGTGGCGCGACGGGGTCGAGTCGGGCGAGATCGTCGAGGCCTTCGCCTGCGGCACCGCGGCCGTCGTCACGCCCATCGGCCAGCTGAAGTCGGCGGGGTTCACGATCGGATCCGAGGATGCGGTCGCCGGCGAGCTCACCATGTCGCTTCGGCAGGAGCTCACCGACATCCAGTACGGCCGCCGCGAGGACCCGCACGGGTGGATGCGGAGGCTCGACGCGTGA